Proteins from one Bombus pyrosoma isolate SC7728 linkage group LG16, ASM1482585v1, whole genome shotgun sequence genomic window:
- the LOC122576611 gene encoding tRNA-dihydrouridine(47) synthase [NAD(P)(+)]-like, protein MADYSEKCVEDCSFDYSDDKQKGVCLIKEEFIIEDHVRLLSEKCLTETDKQKVSNNTTNLSEDVSILDEPPTKKLKNDDKKEKLRGQNKARPPPFKTQRELNLCPWVADQAVDEPEKKCDNNQCIFLHNRVEYLKIKPDDITDECYIFELTGRCPRGAACRMGSKHLTKEGLNIVDKEKMDEFRKRPPSTKNHLAKDIQTQLRKHKYNFSKSENIVKANGPSRKNVGTKNVKQEPGIEKIEQIDESLDRDKLEVKDNPILDTSINESKNKASETQNTEKKLGPIEDYDLIKCRDSEKKKIDWKNKILLSPLTTVGNLPFRRICKEYGADITCGEMALAPRILKGAHEEWALVKRHESEDIFGVQLCGNNPGVLTRCAQLLNEEIDIDFIDLNLGCPIDLIYRQGGGSGMLNRLNVLETVVKSVSQVMNIPLTVKTRTGVYIDKPIAHTLMPKFRDWGVSMITVHGRSREQRYTKLADWDYIEKCAKLADPIPVFGNGDILSYDDYQRVRDAYTSIYGITIGRGALIKPWIFTEIKEKKLIDISSSERFEILRKYSKYGLEHWGSDTRGVETTRRFMLEWISFLHRYIPVGILEKPPQRINERPPFYRGRDDMETLMASSNCADWIKLSEMLLGKVPEGFHFLPKHKANSWK, encoded by the exons ATGGCAGATTACAGTGAAAAATGTGTGGAAGATTGTTCATTTGATTACAGTGATGATAAACAAAAAGGTGTCTGCTTAATTAAAGAAGA GTTTATTATAGAAGATCATGTAAGACTTCTaagtgaaaaatgtttgacTGAGACTGACAAGCAGAAAGTATCAAATAATACAACTAATTTAAGTGAGGATGTTTCTATATTGGATGAGCCTCCAACCAAAAAGCTTAAAAATGATGATAAGAAGGAAAAGCTTAGGGGGCAAAACAAAGCAAGGCCACCACCATTTAAGACACAGCGTGAACTGAATTTATGTCCCTGGGTAGCTGACCAAGCAGTAGATGAACCTGAAAAGAAATGTGATAATAATCAGTGCATATTTTTGCACAACAGagttgaatatttaaagattaagCCAGATGATATCACTGATGAATGCTATATCTTTGAGCTCACCGGCAGGTGTCCACGTGGTGCTGCTTGTAGGATGGGTTCCAAACACTTGACAAAAGAAGGTTTGAATATTGTAGACAAGGAAAAAATGGACGAATTTAGGAAAAGGCCTCCTTCTACAAAAAATCATTTAGCTAAAGATATTCAGACACAATTAAGGAAacacaaatataatttttctaaatctgaaaatattgttaaGGCAAATGGACCATCTAGGAAAAATGTAGgaacaaaaaatgttaaacaagaGCCAGGGatagaaaaaattgaacaaattgaTGAATCCTTGGACAGAGATAAATTGGAGGTAAAAGATAATCCAATATTAGATACTTCTATTAatgaatctaaaaataaagCTTCTGAGACTCAGAATACAGAGAAGAAACTTGGTCCCATTGAAGattatgatttaataaaatgtagggactcagaaaagaaaaaaattgattggaaaaataagatattgTTAAGCCCATTGACAACAGTAGGTAACTTGCCATTTAGAAGAATATGCAAAGAATATGGAGCAGACATAACTTGTGGAGAGATGGCTCTGGCACCAAGGATATTGAAAGGAGCACATGAAGAATGGGCTCTGGTAAAAAGGCATGAATCCGAAGACATTTTTGGTGTACAGCTTTGTGGAAACAACCCAGGAGTATTAACAAGATGTGCACAGTTGCTGAATgaagaaattgatattgatTTCATTGATTTGAATCTTGGTTGTCCCATAGATCTAATTTATAGACAGGGAGGAGGCAGTGGTATGCTAAATCGATTAAATGTTCTAGAAACTGTTGTGAAATCTGTTAGCCAGGTTATGAATATACCTTTAACTGTAAAAACTAGAACAGGGGTTTACATAGATAAACCTATTGCACATACTTTGATGCCAAAGTTTCGTGATTGGGGTGTATCCATGATTACT GTTCATGGAAGATCACGTGAACAAAGGTATACAAAGTTAGCTGATTGggattatatagaaaaatgcGCGAAACTAGCTGATCCTATCCCAGTATTTGGAAATGGAGACATTTTATCATATGATGATTATCAAAGAGTTCGAGATGCATATACTTCTATATATGGCATCACCATAGGACGTGGGGCATTGATAAAGCCATGGATATTCactgaaataaaagaaaagaagttgaTTGATATATCAAGTTCAGAAAGATTTGAGATcttgagaaaatattctaaatatggCCTTGAACATTGGGGCTCGGACACTCGTGGCGTCGAGACAACGAGGAGGTTTATGTTGGAGTGGATATCTTTCTTGCATAg gTATATTCCTGTTGGAATATTAGAGAAACCACCACAAAGGATTAATGAAAGACCTCCATTTTATAGAGGCCGTGATGATATGGAAACGCTAATGGCCAGTTCAAATTGTGCAGACTGgattaaattatc AGAAATGTTACTAGGAAAAGTGCCTGAAGGATTTCATTTTTTGCCAAAACACAAGGCGAACTCgtggaaataa